In the genome of Drosophila yakuba strain Tai18E2 chromosome 3R, Prin_Dyak_Tai18E2_2.1, whole genome shotgun sequence, one region contains:
- the LOC6537039 gene encoding protein CLEC16A homolog isoform X4: MFRSRSWFGGPWGGRPKNRLSLEHLKYLYSILEKNTTVSESNRGLLVESLRCIAEILIWGDQHDSLVFDFFLEKNMLSYFLHIMRQKSGGSSFVCVQLLQTLNILFENIRNETSLYYLLSNNHVNSIMVHKFDFSDEDVMGYYILFLKTLSLKLNTHTIHFFYNEHTNDFPLYTEAIKFFNHPESMVRIAVRTISLNVYKVQNPSMLRFIRDKTAAPYFSNLVWFIGKHILELDTCVRTDIDHQSNQKLSNLVAEHLDHLHYLSDILLLEIKDLNAVLTEHLLHKLFVPLYIFSLTPAPPPPSLAVVTQNLAAVLNRNVDIDIQEMHNPRVSSIVALFLLSLVFLVVSHAPLVHALAWVILNGNHSVFKEGAAEILNSYVEHREVVVPGFGEPDESLEQALDTVTGQSSSSSYALSEDSGVESSSPATTELDSQADAIEAEQIKLRNITDEEKQLLQKSSSSTKADFAEMANPFLDTVLHALDCTENDYLALLSLCLIYAMSHNRGIKNEWFEHVLAKSTRGAFSYKTALIEHLLNIITQSSQPSSRIRLITVEIALELLVTFTRSSSDDSRCITAAQQDLLFSARNQSMVVLRNFYKSEDIFLDLFEDEYNEMRKAQLNVEFLCMDSTILLPPTGTPLTGINFTRRLPCGEVEKARRAIRVYFLLRRTCQKFLNEKETLLPLTNVVNLVQVENVLDLNNSDLIACTVVAKDSTKQRRFLVIDALQLILVEPDAKLLGWGVAKFVGFLQDVEVQGDKDDSRCLHITVHRGGVTHNRTPLLSAKFLFDDHIRCMAAKQRLTKGRSKARQKKMYQIAQLIEIPGQMDSPVYAVGGTMVASGSGGSGNSSGSSSRSGHHRPMFSTSNRVPGFAAVLRGSNSAGVSRTQMAPNRSIEGSEEIPLEDFQHSRNNSPHSRGNLSPASRSHTPIRVLHYDQLSGHSGSPREASLGGTNALLSQLNGLPREVIPARSSEETSFIGSDGSEATGGSEGRRRGAIETV; the protein is encoded by the exons ATGTTCCGGAGTCGCAGCTGGTTTGGCGGACCCTGGGGCGGGCGGCCCAAGAACCGCCTGTCGCTGGAGCACCTTAAGTACCTGTACAGCATCCTAGAGAAGAACACCACTGTGTCGGAAAGTAATCGTGGCCTGCTGGTGGAGTCGCTGCGCTGCATCGCAGAGATCCTGATTTGGGGCGATCAGCATGACTCTCTGGTGTTTGA CTTCTTTCTGGAGAAGAATATGCTATCATATTTCCTGCACATAATGCGGCAAAAGAGTGGAGGCTCGAGTTTCGTGTGCGTGCAGCTCCTACAGACTCTCAACATCCTCTTTGAGAACATACGTAACGAGACGTCCCTAT ATTATCTGTTGAGCAACAACCATGTAAATTCCATCATGGTGCACAAGTTTGACTTCTCCGACGAGGATGTAATGGGCTATTACATTCTTTTTCTGAAGACGCTAAGTCTAAAGCTGAACACCCACACAATACACTTCTTTTACAATGAG CACACAAATGACTTTCCCTTGTACACAGAGGCTATTAAATTCTTCAATCATCCCGAGTCCATGGTGAGAATTGCAGTGCGCACCATTTCCTTAAATGTCTACAAGGTTCAAAACCCGAGCATGTTGCGTTTTATCCGGGACAA AACGGCTGCTCCCTATTTCAGTAATCTGGTCTGGTTCATCGGAAAACACATTCTGGAACTAGACACTTGTGTCCGCACAGATATAGA CCATCAATCGAATCAAAAGCTTTCCAATTTGGTGGCCGAGCACCTGGATCACTTGCATTATTTAAGTGACATTCTTCTGCTGGAAATCAAGGATCTGAACGCGGTGTTAACCGAGCACTTGCTGCATAAGCTATTTGTGCCTCTGTACATATTCTCACTTACACCAGCTCCGCCTCCGCCCTCACTGGCAGTGGTTACCCAGAATCTAGCTGCTGTGCTTAATCGCAATGTTGACATCGACATTCAGGAGATGCACAATCCGCGAGTAAGCTCCATCGTAGCCCTTTTCCTGCTCTCATTGGTCTTCCTGGTGGTTTCTCATGCCCCCCTAGTGCACGCTCTTGCATGGGTCATCCTCAACGGTAACCACAGCGTCTTTAAGGAAGGTGCGGCTGAGATTCTTAATTCATACGTTGAGCACCGCGAGGTAGTTGTGCCTGGTTTCGGCGAGCCCGACGAGAGTCTCGAGCAGGCTTTGGATACCGTCACCGGTCAGTCCAGCTCATCCAGCTATGCCCTTAGCGAGGACAGTGGCGTGGAGTCCTCTTCTCCAGCCACGACGGAACTGGACTCTCAAGCAGATGCGATCGAAGCGGAGCAGATAAAACTGCGCAACATAACTGATGAGGAAAAACAGCTGCTGCAGAAGTCATCTTCCTCAACGAAGGCCGACTTTGCAGAGATGGCCAACCCCTTTTTAGACACGGTCCTCCATGCTTTGGACTGCACGGAGAACGACTACCTTGCCCTGCTGTCGCTGTGCCTCATATATGCTATGTCGCACAATCGAG GCATTAAAAATGAGTGGTTCGAGCACGTTCTGGCAAAGTCAACGCGTGGCGCCTTCAGTTATAAGACAGCCTTGATTGAGCATCTTTTAAACATCATCACCCAGTCCAGTCAGCCAT CGTCCCGCATTCGCTTGATTACCGTTGAGATTGCTTTGGAGCTACTAGTCACTTTCACCCGGTCCAGCTCGGATGATTCGCGCTGCATTACCGCCGCTCAACAGGATCTGCTCTTCAGCGCCCGCAACCAGTCGATGGTGGTCCTCCGCAACTTTTACAAGTCGGAGGACATCTTTCTTGACCTGTTCGAAGACGAATATAACGAAATGCGAAAGGCGCAACTGAACGTGGAATTTCTATGCATGGACTCCACCATTCTACTGCCTCCCACGGGAACGCCCCTTACGGGAATCAATTTTACGCGACGCCTTCCCTGTGGGGAGGTGGAAAAGGCCCGCCGGGCCATTCGCGTGTACTTCCTGCTGCGTCGCACGTGCCAAAAGTTTTTGAATGAAAAAGAAACACTGTTGCCGCTAACCAATGTAGTCAATCTGGTGCAGGTGGAGAACGTACTTGACCTAA ACAATAGTGACCTAATAGCCTGCACCGTTGTGGCCAAGGACAGCACCAAGCAAAGACGCTTCCTTGTTATTGACGCACTACAGCTCATTCTCGTCGAACCGGATGCAAAGCTATTAGGCTGGGGTGTGGCAAAATTCGTTGGCTTTCTGCAGGACGTAGAGGTGCAGGGTGATAAGGACGACTCGCGCTGCTTGCACATCACCGTGCACCGGGGTGGCGTCACTCATAACCGCACTCCGTTGCTCTCGGCCAAGTTCCTTTTCGACGATCACATTCGTTGTATGGCTGCCAAGCAGAGATTGACAAAGGGACGCAGCAAGGCGCGACAGAAGAAGATGTACCAGATAGCTCAGCTCATCGAGATTCCTGGACAGATGGACTCTCCCGTCTACGCTGTTGGTGGAACCATGGTCGCATCCGGAAGCGGCGGAAGTGGTaacagcagtggcagcagctcGCGCAGCGGCCACCACCGTCCCATGTTCTCCACGTCCAATCGAGTGCCTGGATTTGCAGCGGTGCTGCGTGGAAGCAATAGCGCTGGGGTTAGTCGAACCCAGATGGCCCCCAATCGATCCATCGAGGG GTCGGAGGAGATTCCTCTTGAGGATTTCCAGCACTCACGTAACAACAGCCCGCACTCGCGGGGAAACCTCTCGCCCGCCTCTCGCTCTCACACTCCCATCCGGGTGCTCCACTATGACCAGCTATCCGGGCACAGCGGCTCACCACGTGAGGCATCCCTGGGAGGAACTAACGCCCTCTTAAGCCAGTTAAATGGTCTGCCCCGTGAAGTGATTCCAGCGCGGAGCTCCGAGGAAACATCTTTTATCGGGAGCGACGGAAGCGAGGCCACTGGAGGATCGGAGGGCAGGCGACGGGGAGCCATAGAGACGGTCTAA